The following coding sequences are from one Halorubrum sp. BOL3-1 window:
- a CDS encoding helix-turn-helix transcriptional regulator: protein MYDLTGFQRDLLYVIAGLEDPHGLAIKDELENYYEKEIHHGRLYPNLDTLVEKGLVEKSQRDRRTNEYTTTRRGTREIDARSEWEQQYIDHAN, encoded by the coding sequence ATGTACGATCTCACTGGCTTTCAGCGCGACCTCCTGTATGTTATTGCAGGGCTTGAGGACCCACACGGGCTCGCGATCAAAGACGAGCTCGAAAATTACTACGAAAAAGAAATCCATCACGGTCGGCTCTATCCCAATCTCGACACTCTCGTGGAGAAGGGGCTGGTCGAGAAAAGTCAACGTGATCGACGGACTAACGAGTACACTACTACTCGCCGTGGTACCAGAGAGATTGATGCTCGGAGCGAGTGGGAACAACAGTACATCGATCACGCCAACTGA